AGCAAGACCACACCGAGGTGGACATCAACGCCGTGCCGGAGGTCTTCAAACCCGCCGTCGGCCCGTTCAAGCTGACGTACCTCGAGAAAGTCTTTGGCACGGACCCTACGGCAGACATCTTCGACGAACGGGGCCTCAGCCGGGATGGCGTTGTGGTGGTGGTCCGGCCCGACCAGTACGTCGCCAACGTCCTGCCGTTGAGTGCCACGGCGGAACTCGCCGACTTCTTCGCAGGCCTCAGGCCGGCGCCGAAAGCCAAGGAGGCGTTCGCACCTGGCACAAGAGCCTGAGAGAAGCGCCAGGCCAGCAGCGCCTAAGTAATTGGGGCCAAAGAACAAACGTGGAAATAGTATCCGCAGGGTCTTGCCTGCCCTGAACTTCAGGTCTAAAATTCCTGCAACCTAGGCGAGGTATAAAGATCCTCTCACGCAAGCAGGTACATATGACCGGGCAAGTACTCCCCGGCGGGAAAACTGCGTACCCGATGCGGCAACCAAGAACCACGCGTCAAATAATCGAGTAGTGACTACTCGTGCCCCACTATGACAGCCCCCAATAGTTTGGACCCCAACGTCAAGTTGTTTGACTAATAGGAGGTTCAGGTGGATTTGCTCCACTCGCACACAGCACAGGCCGTTCGAATTGGGGGCCAGCAAGTGCATCGACATCCTGGTTTGTTGCGCCGCTCAGCAGTAGACCTGGAAGTAATCATTCCAGCGTTCAATGAAGCCGGCCGAATACCTCACACGCTTCAACAAACAGTGGATTTCCTCGCAAAACAATCGTGGTCTTCACGCATTGTGGTGGTGGATAACGGGAGCGTTGACGACACCGGTTACGTAGTGGACCGAATTTCGCGGGAAAGGGGAAATTCGGTACCCATCGCACTCATCGGCTGTTCCCGCCGGGGCAAGGGGGCCGCAGTCAGGCGCGGGCTGCTGAGCGGAACGTCCAAGTACACCGGTTTCTTCGATGCGGATTTGGCGACACCGCTGGAGACCTTGATTCCCACCATGGAACACCTGGGCCAAGGAGCGGCAGCTGTCATAGCGTCCCGGCATGCTCCAGGGTCCACGTTCGTTCAACCCCAACAGCTCGGCCGTCGCATCGGCGGTACTGCCTTCCGGGTGCTGACGAAGTCCAAGGTGAAGGGAATCCGCGACACCCAGTGCGGATTCAAATTCTTTGAGCGTGACGCCCTGACGGCAGCCATGGTGCAATGCCGAAGCATAGGGTTCGCTTTCGACGTTGAACTCCTTTTGCGTCTCCAGCAAGAGGACGCACGCATTGTCGAATTGCCGGTTGCGTGGACCGACGGTGCAGCTTCCACATTCCGTCCGTTGCAGGACGGCTTTGCCAGTTTTGCCTCTGTGCTGCAGCTCCAATGGGCCATGCCATGAACGCGGGAACCAGCCCCATCGCCAATATGGGGCGGCTAGCAGGCAAGCAGATCCTGGTCCTGAATTGGCGGGAC
This genomic interval from Paenarthrobacter ureafaciens contains the following:
- a CDS encoding glycosyltransferase — encoded protein: MHRHPGLLRRSAVDLEVIIPAFNEAGRIPHTLQQTVDFLAKQSWSSRIVVVDNGSVDDTGYVVDRISRERGNSVPIALIGCSRRGKGAAVRRGLLSGTSKYTGFFDADLATPLETLIPTMEHLGQGAAAVIASRHAPGSTFVQPQQLGRRIGGTAFRVLTKSKVKGIRDTQCGFKFFERDALTAAMVQCRSIGFAFDVELLLRLQQEDARIVELPVAWTDGAASTFRPLQDGFASFASVLQLQWAMP